One region of Tistrella mobilis genomic DNA includes:
- a CDS encoding hydantoinase B/oxoprolinase family protein: MSAIDPVTLAVLAGRMEQIADEMDATLFRSAFNPIIAEAHDASHGLYDPESGATLVQGKSGLPIFVGVMAFAVKSVIDKAARDGDLEDGDVYIFNEAYAGGTHFSDMRLVRPYFRDGRVFCYLASVGHWHDVGGNVPGNYNPVATEAFQEAVVIPPVKVMRAGKLNRDIVDILLMNSRQPNSAFGDLNGQLNALDLGVKRLDALLDEYGPDLVKAALDALGDRAETLMRAAISGLPDGSWEAEDFLDNDGISDEPLPIRLKLTIRGDRLTLDFTGSAGPAQGPINISRSTSIACCYVAIKHIFPDLPANAGVMRPIDFVIPDKSLLSAEFPKPVGGYTETILRMIDVIFATFANAAPDRVNGNAYGTINALSLAGHRADGRRWVMFSFYGGGLGGSPAGDGLNHGNAPISTATIPPVEILEAAYPVMFTEWALRPDSAGPGQARGGVGAVYEIELLEKDAQVFLFGERGKFAPKGVVGGGEAALNRFHYQQDDGWHEPEKVSKTIGVKLVRGQRVRLETPGGGGYGDPAKRDPRAIARDIRLGYLTPEAAARDYGYAPE; the protein is encoded by the coding sequence GTGAGTGCCATCGATCCCGTGACGCTGGCGGTGCTCGCCGGCCGCATGGAGCAGATCGCCGACGAAATGGACGCGACCCTGTTCCGCAGCGCCTTCAATCCGATCATCGCCGAGGCGCATGACGCCTCTCACGGGCTCTACGACCCGGAAAGCGGTGCCACCCTGGTTCAGGGCAAGTCGGGACTGCCGATCTTCGTGGGCGTGATGGCCTTCGCGGTCAAATCGGTGATCGACAAGGCCGCCCGCGACGGCGACCTGGAAGACGGCGACGTCTACATCTTCAACGAGGCCTATGCCGGCGGCACCCATTTCTCGGACATGCGGCTGGTCCGGCCCTATTTCCGCGACGGCCGGGTCTTCTGCTATCTGGCCTCGGTCGGTCACTGGCATGACGTGGGCGGCAATGTGCCGGGCAATTACAACCCGGTCGCGACCGAGGCCTTCCAGGAGGCGGTGGTCATCCCGCCGGTGAAGGTGATGCGGGCGGGGAAGCTCAACCGCGACATCGTCGACATCCTGCTGATGAATTCCCGCCAGCCGAATTCGGCCTTCGGCGACCTGAACGGCCAGCTGAACGCGCTGGATCTGGGCGTGAAGCGGCTGGATGCGCTGCTCGACGAATACGGGCCCGATCTGGTCAAGGCGGCGCTGGATGCGCTGGGCGACCGGGCCGAGACGCTGATGCGTGCCGCAATCTCGGGCCTGCCCGACGGCAGCTGGGAGGCCGAAGACTTCCTGGACAATGACGGCATTTCCGACGAGCCGCTGCCGATCCGGCTGAAGCTGACCATCAGGGGCGACCGGCTGACGCTGGACTTCACCGGCTCGGCCGGGCCGGCGCAGGGGCCGATCAACATCAGCCGGTCCACCTCCATCGCCTGCTGCTATGTGGCGATCAAGCACATCTTCCCGGACCTGCCGGCCAATGCCGGCGTGATGCGGCCGATCGACTTCGTGATCCCGGACAAGTCGCTGCTCTCGGCCGAGTTCCCCAAGCCGGTCGGCGGCTATACCGAGACGATTTTGCGAATGATCGACGTGATCTTCGCAACCTTCGCAAACGCTGCCCCCGACCGGGTGAACGGCAATGCCTATGGCACGATCAACGCCCTGTCGCTGGCCGGGCATCGTGCCGACGGCCGGCGCTGGGTGATGTTCTCGTTCTATGGCGGCGGGCTGGGCGGCAGCCCGGCCGGCGACGGGCTGAACCACGGCAATGCGCCGATTTCGACCGCCACCATCCCCCCGGTCGAGATCCTGGAAGCGGCCTATCCGGTGATGTTCACCGAATGGGCGCTGCGCCCCGACAGCGCCGGCCCCGGCCAGGCACGCGGCGGCGTGGGGGCGGTCTACGAGATCGAACTGCTGGAGAAGGATGCCCAGGTCTTCCTGTTCGGCGAGCGCGGCAAGTTCGCGCCCAAGGGCGTGGTCGGCGGCGGCGAGGCGGCGCTCAACCGCTTCCACTATCAGCAGGATGACGGCTGGCACGAGCCGGAGAAGGTCTCGAAGACCATCGGCGTGAAGCTGGTCCGCGGCCAGCGGGTGCGGCTGGAAACCCCGGGCGGCGGCGGTTATGGCGACCCGGCGAAGCGCGACCCCCGGGCCATCGCCCGCGACATCCGGCTGGGCTATCTCACGCCCGAGGCGGCCGCCCGCGATTACGGCTACGCACCCGAGTAA
- a CDS encoding GntR family transcriptional regulator yields the protein MDEGGAVGEGGRAALGREGPTPLYHRLYVIFREKILGGELRDGDVLPAELDIARDYGVSRITAKRALDDLAAEGLVSRQRGRGTMVTHHYRPAPIRAPLDGLIATIQNIGARSGVRLVSLARVAAPAAIAEELTIDPGTELVAAERVRSADGRPFALLATHTLPAAAAAFTERSLAHRPRLGLFEEAGFAVAAARQRLSAQLADDRLAVLLEVEPGAALLRLTRTMYDQAMRPFDHLVSLYVPGRFEYRMDLTRSDDEDGGWKPARLSVGE from the coding sequence ATGGATGAAGGCGGAGCGGTCGGGGAAGGCGGGCGTGCGGCGCTGGGGCGCGAGGGGCCGACGCCGCTCTATCACCGGCTCTATGTCATCTTTCGCGAGAAGATTCTGGGCGGGGAGCTGCGCGACGGCGATGTGCTGCCGGCGGAGCTGGATATCGCGCGGGATTACGGCGTGTCGCGGATCACCGCCAAGCGGGCGCTGGACGATCTGGCGGCGGAAGGGCTGGTCTCGCGCCAGCGCGGGCGCGGCACCATGGTGACGCATCACTACCGGCCGGCGCCGATCCGGGCGCCGCTCGACGGGCTGATTGCGACCATTCAGAACATCGGCGCGCGGTCCGGCGTGCGGCTGGTGTCGCTGGCGCGGGTTGCGGCGCCGGCGGCCATCGCCGAGGAACTGACGATCGATCCGGGCACGGAGCTGGTCGCCGCCGAGCGGGTGCGCTCGGCCGACGGGCGGCCCTTCGCCCTGCTTGCGACCCATACCCTGCCGGCGGCGGCCGCCGCCTTTACCGAGCGGAGCCTGGCGCATCGGCCGCGCCTGGGCCTGTTCGAGGAGGCGGGTTTCGCGGTTGCGGCGGCGCGCCAGAGATTGTCGGCGCAGCTGGCTGACGACCGGCTGGCGGTGCTTCTGGAGGTCGAGCCCGGGGCGGCGCTGCTCCGGCTGACCCGAACCATGTACGACCAGGCCATGCGGCCCTTCGACCATCTGGTCTCGCTCTACGTCCCCGGACGGTTCGAATACCGCATGGACCTGACCCGCAGCGACGACGAAGACGGCGGCTGGAAGCCGGCCCGCCTCTCCGTCGGCGAATGA
- a CDS encoding type II toxin-antitoxin system prevent-host-death family antitoxin, which yields MLVHEHDTTDDQQVPSYSASEARNHWGKLQRDVRRAGRVDVTNHGTVDFVILDIAHYEDLARAAEAGNTKMQAHLENLHAAFDARIARMQTAEARKAVDDAFAARGRLRTRPKAGTSF from the coding sequence ATGCTTGTGCATGAGCATGACACCACCGACGATCAGCAGGTTCCAAGCTACAGCGCATCCGAAGCCAGGAATCATTGGGGGAAGTTGCAGCGTGATGTGCGTCGTGCTGGCCGGGTTGACGTGACCAATCACGGAACCGTCGACTTCGTCATCCTCGACATCGCCCATTATGAAGATCTGGCGAGAGCCGCAGAAGCAGGCAATACGAAGATGCAGGCACATCTTGAGAACCTGCATGCGGCCTTCGACGCGCGTATTGCCCGGATGCAGACAGCTGAAGCCCGGAAAGCCGTGGACGATGCATTTGCTGCACGTGGCAGGTTGCGCACGCGTCCGAAAGCTGGAACGTCGTTCTGA
- a CDS encoding AAA family ATPase, whose product MAGRPQIVVLAGVNGAGKSSLLGHLLTDSGTDWFNPDAFAREAMKQIPGLSVHDANARAWNYGHTQLKAAIAGGTSYFFETTLGGRTITRLLLQAVQTHDVMIMFCGLPSPEHHIRRVQARVALGGHDIPVDKIQERWTTSRQNLIDLMPYLARLQVFDNSAEAEPGEDIPDPLLILHVEGTRRLYPVDLTDIARTPDWAKPLVEAALRLSSSI is encoded by the coding sequence ATGGCGGGTCGGCCGCAGATCGTGGTGCTTGCCGGCGTGAATGGCGCCGGCAAAAGTTCTCTACTTGGTCATTTGCTCACGGATTCCGGAACAGACTGGTTCAACCCCGATGCGTTTGCCCGCGAAGCCATGAAGCAGATCCCGGGGCTATCGGTGCACGACGCCAATGCCCGTGCCTGGAATTACGGCCACACCCAATTGAAAGCCGCGATAGCCGGCGGCACCTCCTATTTTTTTGAAACCACGCTCGGCGGGCGGACGATAACCAGGCTGCTGTTGCAAGCAGTACAGACCCATGACGTCATGATCATGTTCTGCGGTCTGCCCAGCCCGGAACATCACATACGCCGTGTACAGGCGCGCGTCGCCCTGGGCGGCCACGATATCCCGGTAGACAAGATCCAAGAACGCTGGACGACATCCCGCCAAAATCTCATCGATCTCATGCCATACCTTGCACGATTGCAGGTCTTCGACAATAGCGCCGAGGCGGAACCCGGCGAGGACATCCCGGATCCCTTACTGATCCTCCACGTGGAGGGCACCCGGCGGCTCTACCCCGTCGACCTCACGGACATCGCGAGAACGCCCGACTGGGCCAAGCCTCTCGTCGAAGCGGCGCTCCGCCTTTCCTCGTCCATCTGA
- a CDS encoding VOC family protein, whose product MDDPFRRPTFGSAVFYEDPFAALDWLEAAFGFERSLVITDTDGNLAHSEMSFGDGYVMIGPVWTDGVASPRQTGGRNTQTVHVQLKDGIEAHHDRAVKAGAVITRPLARQFYGDLTYSARDPEGHVWSFGQTVAVVGRAEAEAASGLKIDGWFETDTE is encoded by the coding sequence ATGGACGACCCCTTCCGCCGGCCGACCTTCGGGTCCGCCGTGTTCTATGAAGATCCCTTCGCCGCCCTCGACTGGCTGGAGGCCGCCTTCGGCTTCGAGCGCAGCCTGGTGATCACCGATACCGACGGCAATCTCGCCCATTCCGAGATGAGCTTCGGCGACGGCTACGTCATGATCGGCCCGGTCTGGACCGATGGCGTGGCCAGCCCCCGCCAGACCGGTGGGCGCAATACCCAGACCGTGCATGTCCAGCTGAAAGACGGGATCGAGGCGCATCACGACCGGGCGGTCAAAGCCGGTGCGGTGATCACCCGGCCGCTGGCGCGGCAGTTCTATGGCGATCTCACCTATTCCGCCCGCGATCCCGAGGGGCATGTCTGGAGCTTCGGCCAGACCGTCGCCGTGGTCGGTCGCGCCGAGGCCGAAGCGGCAAGCGGGCTGAAGATCGACGGCTGGTTCGAGACCGACACCGAATGA
- a CDS encoding ArsR/SmtB family transcription factor, translating into MTAAPSLDTVLAALADPYRRQVVELLRARPQRAGELAEAIGLSPPAASRHLKALRRAGLIEESHPDFDARVRIYRLCPAPFSALKSWVDETERMWSHQLLALKAHLEAEAGEE; encoded by the coding sequence ATGACGGCCGCCCCCTCTCTCGATACCGTGCTCGCCGCACTCGCCGATCCGTATCGCCGGCAGGTGGTGGAGCTGCTGCGCGCCCGCCCGCAACGGGCGGGCGAGCTGGCGGAGGCCATCGGCCTCAGCCCGCCCGCGGCCAGCCGCCATCTGAAGGCGCTGCGCCGGGCGGGGCTGATCGAGGAAAGCCATCCCGATTTCGATGCCCGGGTGCGGATCTACCGGCTGTGCCCCGCCCCCTTCTCGGCGCTCAAATCCTGGGTCGACGAGACCGAACGGATGTGGTCGCACCAGCTGCTGGCCCTGAAGGCGCATCTGGAAGCGGAGGCGGGGGAAGAATGA
- a CDS encoding SRPBCC domain-containing protein — protein sequence MTGSKILVALRIAAPTPRVFRAFTDEIGLWWQADGLFAFTPGPPGRLAFDPKGPEGRLIEEKPDGGRFEIGRILKWDAPPGPGTPGRLALTWRQASFASDQETRVFVAFDPVEDGTRVTVEHLGWDAIPISHAARHHFPDGIFLHRHGSFWRRQLAELAAVTAPR from the coding sequence ATGACCGGCTCCAAAATCCTGGTCGCGCTGCGCATCGCCGCCCCCACACCGCGGGTCTTCCGCGCCTTCACCGACGAGATCGGCCTCTGGTGGCAGGCGGACGGGCTGTTTGCCTTCACCCCCGGCCCGCCCGGCCGTCTCGCTTTCGATCCCAAGGGGCCTGAGGGGCGGCTGATCGAGGAAAAACCCGATGGCGGCCGGTTCGAAATCGGCCGCATCCTCAAATGGGACGCCCCGCCCGGCCCCGGCACACCCGGCCGCCTGGCCCTGACCTGGCGCCAGGCAAGCTTCGCCAGCGACCAGGAAACCCGCGTGTTCGTCGCCTTCGACCCGGTCGAGGACGGCACAAGGGTGACGGTCGAACATCTGGGCTGGGATGCGATCCCGATCAGCCACGCCGCCCGCCACCATTTCCCCGACGGCATCTTCCTGCACCGCCATGGCAGCTTCTGGCGACGGCAGCTGGCTGAACTGGCGGCGGTCACCGCTCCACGATGA
- a CDS encoding LuxR C-terminal-related transcriptional regulator, which produces MQPEDLSGDLSTDGLELAGFMNAPVGIMVLSHRRILRVNAEIEAIFGWRRAELEGQSVRMLYPSTVDYEKTGARWHRWLENGPRYEDERFMQCKSGEIIWTRARGRTLTPDEPFRLIVWTFDRLENRAPGSAALTPREREVTRYVVNGLTSRQIAQALAISPRTVEVHRSAIMRKLGVANTAELIAKVIVER; this is translated from the coding sequence ATGCAGCCGGAAGATCTGTCCGGGGATTTGTCGACCGACGGGCTGGAGCTTGCCGGGTTCATGAACGCGCCGGTCGGCATCATGGTGCTGTCCCACCGCCGCATCCTGCGGGTGAATGCCGAAATCGAGGCGATTTTCGGCTGGCGCCGCGCCGAGCTGGAGGGGCAGTCGGTGCGCATGCTCTATCCCTCCACCGTCGATTACGAAAAGACCGGCGCCCGCTGGCATCGCTGGCTGGAGAACGGCCCCCGCTACGAGGATGAGCGGTTCATGCAGTGCAAAAGCGGCGAGATCATCTGGACCCGCGCCCGCGGCCGCACGCTCACCCCGGACGAGCCGTTCCGGCTGATCGTCTGGACCTTCGACCGGCTTGAAAACCGGGCGCCGGGCTCAGCGGCACTGACCCCGCGCGAACGCGAAGTGACCCGCTATGTCGTCAACGGCCTGACCAGCAGACAGATCGCCCAGGCGCTGGCCATCTCGCCGCGCACGGTGGAGGTGCATCGCAGCGCGATCATGCGCAAGCTGGGCGTCGCCAACACCGCGGAGCTGATCGCCAAGGTCATCGTGGAGCGGTGA
- a CDS encoding thiolase domain-containing protein — MDPQIYITGSGHTRFGRLSQTLEELIVEAAREAIDEAGIDPAEIDAIYLGHFNSGLVSDGFASSLVKGAHPALRFTPASRCENACASGAAAFQAGMMRIAAGKARNVLVVGAEKMTHRTTEDVTRALAGAGYQNDPEEAALSFPQVFGIAARAYADRHGDPLDAMARIAAKNHANAMANPLAQMHKPLPYEFCREVSERNQLIAPPLRLSDCSLVTDGAAAIVLSSDQGHAASAARRVRIAAAEQVSDTLPMAGRDLIAFEGPARAIRAAYAAAGIGLDQLDFAEVHDCFTIAELLIYEAMGLAPQGQGARALEDGTVFADGRLPVNLSGGLKAKGHPVGATGVSMLALGFRQLTGQAGEMQRAGAEWGLTFNMGGAAVANYATILQADRA; from the coding sequence ATGGACCCGCAGATCTACATCACCGGCAGCGGCCATACCCGTTTCGGCCGCCTGTCCCAGACCCTGGAAGAGCTGATCGTCGAAGCCGCGCGGGAGGCGATCGACGAGGCCGGTATCGATCCGGCCGAGATCGACGCGATCTATCTGGGCCATTTCAATTCGGGCCTGGTTTCCGACGGCTTCGCCTCCTCGCTGGTCAAGGGTGCCCATCCTGCCCTGCGCTTCACCCCCGCCTCGCGTTGCGAGAATGCCTGCGCCTCGGGTGCGGCGGCCTTCCAGGCCGGCATGATGCGCATCGCCGCCGGCAAGGCCCGCAATGTGCTGGTGGTCGGCGCCGAAAAGATGACCCACCGCACCACCGAAGACGTCACCCGGGCACTGGCCGGCGCCGGCTATCAGAACGACCCCGAAGAGGCCGCGCTCAGCTTCCCGCAGGTCTTCGGCATCGCCGCCCGCGCCTATGCCGATCGCCATGGTGATCCGCTGGACGCCATGGCCCGGATCGCGGCGAAGAACCATGCCAATGCCATGGCCAACCCGCTGGCCCAGATGCACAAGCCGCTGCCTTACGAGTTCTGCCGCGAGGTGAGCGAGCGCAACCAGCTGATCGCCCCGCCGCTCCGGCTCAGCGACTGCTCGCTGGTGACCGACGGTGCCGCCGCCATCGTGCTCAGCAGCGATCAGGGCCATGCCGCCTCGGCCGCCCGCAGGGTGCGCATCGCCGCCGCCGAACAGGTCTCCGACACCCTGCCGATGGCCGGGCGCGACCTGATCGCCTTCGAAGGCCCGGCGCGGGCGATCCGTGCCGCCTATGCCGCCGCCGGCATCGGCCTGGACCAGCTGGATTTCGCCGAGGTCCATGACTGCTTCACCATCGCCGAACTGCTGATCTACGAAGCCATGGGCCTGGCACCCCAGGGTCAGGGCGCACGGGCGCTGGAAGACGGGACCGTCTTCGCCGACGGCCGGCTGCCGGTCAATCTTTCGGGCGGGCTCAAGGCCAAGGGCCATCCGGTGGGCGCCACCGGTGTCTCCATGCTCGCCCTCGGCTTCCGTCAGCTTACCGGCCAGGCCGGCGAGATGCAGCGGGCCGGGGCCGAATGGGGCCTCACCTTCAACATGGGTGGCGCGGCAGTCGCCAACTACGCCACCATCCTCCAGGCCGACCGGGCTTGA
- a CDS encoding class I adenylate-forming enzyme family protein, whose protein sequence is MNIASWLHQTALCWPDRPAVFEGDRLHHSYDGLAGAVSDRARHLARAHGIGKGDRVAIFARNAAAYLETLHACWWIGAVAVPINGKLHPAEAAWIVQDSGAKLAFTDTGDVLGACPDLTELPLGAPVPTDGPRTAPVACDRNDLAWLFYTSGTTGRPKGVMLTHENLRQMTLCYALDVDQARAGDHMLYAAPMSHGAGLYMFAQIRAGGAHLVPASHGFDPAEIMALARSHGDLVFFAAPTMVKRLVTAARAAGYDGSGIRTIIYGGGPMYAADIDDAVDAFGPRFVQIYGQGESPMTISVLPRALVADRSHPNWQARRASVGFAHGAVAVTIRDADGRELAPGETGEICVQGPTVMRGYWNRPEATAETLKDGWLHTGDLGHLDEDGFLYLTDRSKDVIISGGTNIYPREVEEVLLMHPAVFEVAVIGEHDDDWGERVVAFVVAAAGEPVDAATLDRWCRQQIAAFKRPKRYVFIDALPKNNYGKVLKTDLRILAADQPPAVPGLNRPTNR, encoded by the coding sequence ATGAACATCGCAAGCTGGCTCCACCAGACCGCCCTCTGCTGGCCCGACCGGCCGGCGGTGTTCGAAGGCGATCGCCTGCATCACAGCTATGACGGCCTGGCGGGCGCGGTGTCGGACCGCGCCCGCCACCTGGCCCGGGCGCATGGCATCGGCAAGGGCGACCGCGTGGCGATCTTCGCCAGGAACGCAGCCGCCTATCTTGAAACCCTGCATGCCTGCTGGTGGATCGGCGCCGTCGCGGTGCCGATCAACGGCAAGCTCCACCCGGCCGAGGCCGCGTGGATCGTGCAGGATTCCGGCGCGAAACTGGCCTTCACCGACACCGGCGACGTGCTGGGCGCCTGCCCGGACCTCACCGAACTGCCCCTCGGCGCACCGGTGCCGACGGATGGCCCGCGCACCGCGCCGGTCGCCTGCGACCGGAACGATCTGGCCTGGCTGTTCTATACCTCGGGCACCACCGGCCGGCCCAAGGGGGTGATGCTCACCCACGAAAACCTCCGCCAGATGACGCTGTGCTATGCGCTGGACGTCGATCAGGCGCGGGCCGGCGACCATATGCTTTACGCCGCCCCCATGTCGCATGGCGCCGGGCTCTATATGTTTGCGCAGATCCGTGCGGGTGGCGCACATCTTGTGCCCGCCTCGCACGGTTTCGACCCCGCCGAAATCATGGCGCTGGCGCGCAGCCATGGCGATCTGGTGTTCTTCGCCGCCCCCACCATGGTCAAGCGCCTGGTGACCGCCGCCCGCGCCGCGGGTTATGACGGCAGCGGCATCCGCACCATCATCTATGGCGGCGGCCCGATGTATGCGGCCGATATCGACGACGCCGTCGATGCCTTCGGGCCGCGCTTCGTGCAGATCTACGGCCAGGGCGAGTCGCCCATGACCATTTCGGTCCTGCCGCGGGCGCTGGTCGCGGACCGCAGCCATCCGAACTGGCAGGCCAGGCGCGCCTCGGTCGGCTTCGCCCATGGTGCGGTCGCCGTCACCATCCGGGATGCAGACGGTCGGGAGCTGGCACCGGGAGAGACCGGCGAAATCTGCGTCCAGGGGCCCACCGTCATGCGCGGCTACTGGAACCGCCCCGAGGCGACGGCAGAGACCCTGAAGGATGGCTGGCTGCACACCGGCGATCTGGGCCATCTCGACGAGGACGGCTTTCTATATCTCACCGACCGGTCCAAGGACGTCATCATCTCGGGCGGCACCAACATCTACCCGCGCGAGGTGGAAGAAGTGCTGCTGATGCATCCCGCCGTGTTCGAGGTGGCGGTGATCGGCGAGCATGACGACGACTGGGGCGAGCGGGTGGTGGCCTTCGTGGTCGCCGCCGCCGGTGAACCGGTCGATGCCGCCACGCTCGACCGCTGGTGCCGGCAGCAGATCGCCGCCTTCAAGCGCCCGAAGCGTTATGTGTTCATCGACGCCCTGCCCAAGAACAATTACGGCAAGGTGCTGAAAACCGACCTCAGGATCCTGGCCGC